The following are encoded together in the Humulus lupulus chromosome 5, drHumLupu1.1, whole genome shotgun sequence genome:
- the LOC133777979 gene encoding probable methyltransferase PMT14, whose translation MGSKNAPPGSRRGPLSIFMVLGLCCFFYLLGAWQKSGFGKGDSIAFEITKQTDCKIFKDLNFEPQHKDLGIIEPSIPKAKVFKPCDVKFKDYTPCQEQDRAMKFPRENMIYRERHCPPQEEKLHCLVPAPEGYRTPFPWPKSRDYVYYANVPFKSLTVEKAVQNWVQYQGDVFKFPGGGTMFPQGADAYIDELASVIPIEDGSVRTALDTGCGVASWGAYLLKRNVLAMSFAPRDNHEAQVQFALERGVPAVIGVFGTIHLPYPSRSFDMAQCSRCLIPWTANNGMYLMEVDRVLRPGGYWILSGPPINWKTYYKTWKRSKEETQAEQKRIEEIAESLCWEKKYEKGDMAIWKKKENVKSCHRKSDNICKVNDADDVWYKEMEACVTPVPEVSRANEVAGELKKFPARLYAVPLRIANGLVPGITTESYEDDNKLWKKHVNAYKRINKLIGTTRYRNVMDMNAGLGGFAAALESRKSWVMNVVPTIADNTLGVVYERGLIGIYHDWCEGFSTYPRTYDFIHGNGVFSLYQNKCELEDILLEMDRILRPEGAVLLRDEVDVLNKVKKIAAGMRWDVKLVDHEDGPLVPEKIMVAVKQYWVAGSGNSTSNDEE comes from the exons ATGGGTTCTAAGAATGCTCCACCAGGAAGCAGACGAGGGCCATTGTCTATATTTATGGTTCTGGGTCTGTGCTGTTTCTTTTACCTTCTTGGAGCATGGCAAAAGAGTGGATTTGGAAAAGGAGATAGCATAGCATTTGAGATAACCAAGCAGACAGACTGCAAAATCTTCAAAGATTTGAACTTCGAACCGCAACACAAGGATCTTGGGATTATTGAACCTTCAATACCTAAAGCCAAAGTCTTCAAGCCCTGTGATGTTAAATTCAAAGACTACACTCCTTGTCAAGAACAAGACCGAGCAATGAAATTCCCTAGGGAAAATATGATATACAGGGAAAGGCATTGTCCTCCACAAGAGGAAAAACTGCATTGCCTAGTTCCTGCACCTGAAGGATATAGGACTCCTTTTCCCTGGCCTAAAAGTCGTGACTATGTTTACTACGCTAACGTACCATTTAAAAGCCTAACAGTTGAGAAGGCTGTCCAAAACTGGGTTCAGTACCAGGGAGATGTGTTCAAATTTCCAGGTGGAGGAACAATGTTTCCCCAAGGTGCAGATGCATATATCGATGAACTTGCATCAGTTATTCCGATAGAAGATGGATCAGTTAGGACAGCATTGGATACTGGCTGTGGG GTTGCAAGCTGGGGTGCATACTTGCTTAAGAGAAATGTTTTGGCCATGTCTTTTGCACCACGGGACAATCATGAAGCACAAGTACAGTTTGCTTTGGAGCGAGGTGTACCTGCTGTTATTGGTGTTTTTGGAACAATCCACCTACCATACCCATCAAGATCCTTTGATATGGCTCAGTGCTCCCGATGCCTAATTCCATGGACTGCGAACA ATGGTATGTACCTAATGGAAGTTGATCGAGTTCTTAGACCTGGTGGATACTGGATTTTGTCTGGTCCTCCAATTAACTGGAAGACCTACTACAAAACTTGGAAGAGGTCAAAGGAGGAAACTCAAGCAGAGCAAAAAAGGATTGAAGAAATTGCTGAATCTCTTTGTTGGGAGAAAAAGTATGAGAAGGGAGATATGGCTATatggaagaaaaaagaaaatgtgAAATCCTGCCACAGAAAGTCTGACAATATTTGTAAAGTAAACGATGCTGATGATGTCTG GTACAAGGAAATGGAAGCATGCGTAACTCCTGTTCCTGAGGTGAGCAGGGCAAATGAAGTAGCAGGAGAATTGAAGAAGTTCCCTGCTAGACTTTATGCAGTCCCTCTGCGGATAGCCAACGGACTTGTTCCTGGGATCACAACTGAATCTTATGAAGATGACAATAAACTTTGGAAAAAGCACGTAAATGCGTACAAAAGAATTAATAAGTTGATTGGCACCACAAGATATCGTAATGTGATGGATATGAATGCTGGCCTTGGAGGATTTGCTGCAGCACTTGAATCAAGAAAATCTTGGGTGATGAATGTTGTGCCAACAATTGCTGACAATACTCTGGGTGTTGTTTACGAGAGAGGTCTAATCGGCATATATCATGACTG GTGTGAAGGCTTCTCTACTTACCCAAGGACATACGATTTTATCCATGGAAATGGTGTATTCAGCTTGTACCAAAACAA GTGTGAATTGGAAGACATCCTCCTCGAGATGGATCGCATCTTGAGACCTGAAGGGGCAGTTCTTTTACGAGACGAAGTTGATGTTCTTAACAAGGTTAAGAAAATCGCTGCCGGCATGAGATGGGATGTTAAATTAGTTGATCATGAGGATGGTCCCCTGGTGCCTGAGAAGATAATGGTTGCTGTGAAGCAGTATTGGGTTGCCGGCAGTGGAAACAGCACATCTAATGATGAGGAGTAA